The following are encoded in a window of Streptomyces sp. 11x1 genomic DNA:
- a CDS encoding HAD family hydrolase — translation MTATTVLTARALLLDMDGTLVNSDAAVERVWRRWAERNGLDGADIMNVVHGRQGYATMAVLLPDRPLEENLADNARMLAEETADVDGVVPIPGAPVFLASLVAGGVPHALVTSANVALSTARMGAAGLTLPDVRVTAESVGASKPDPEGFLKGAAELGVAPEDCVVFEDSEAGIRAGRAAGMRVVGIGERARPHGPDVVVPDLTAVRVEVTGDGGPIRLRVG, via the coding sequence ATGACGGCCACGACCGTGCTGACCGCCCGCGCCCTCCTGCTGGACATGGACGGCACCCTCGTCAATTCGGACGCCGCCGTGGAACGCGTCTGGCGTCGCTGGGCCGAGCGGAACGGGCTGGACGGCGCCGACATCATGAACGTCGTCCACGGCCGCCAGGGGTACGCCACGATGGCCGTCCTGCTGCCGGACCGGCCCCTGGAGGAGAACCTCGCGGACAATGCGCGGATGCTCGCCGAGGAGACCGCCGACGTGGACGGCGTCGTCCCGATACCCGGCGCGCCCGTGTTCCTCGCCTCCCTCGTCGCCGGCGGTGTGCCGCACGCCCTCGTGACCTCGGCGAACGTCGCGCTGTCCACGGCCCGGATGGGCGCGGCCGGGCTGACGCTGCCGGACGTGCGCGTCACCGCCGAGTCCGTCGGGGCGAGCAAGCCGGACCCCGAGGGCTTTCTGAAGGGCGCCGCCGAACTGGGCGTCGCGCCCGAGGACTGCGTCGTGTTCGAGGACTCCGAGGCGGGGATCCGGGCCGGGCGCGCCGCGGGGATGCGGGTCGTGGGCATCGGCGAGCGGGCCCGCCCCCATGGACCGGACGTCGTGGTGCCGGACTTGACCGCGGTACGGGTCGAGGTCACGGGGGACGGCGGGCCGATCCGGCTCAGGGTGGGTTGA
- a CDS encoding NAD(P)-binding domain-containing protein — protein MPAHTEQHTATTAALTTAVSGTTGDSTPAPAVTVLGLGPMGRALAGAFLDAKVRTTVWNRTPGRDGELVARGAIGAGSAEEAVAASPVTVVCVVNYDASDAILRTPAVTEALKGRTVVNLSADTPHRARDTAAWAAEHGIGYLDGAIMTPTPAIGTPDGVYIYSGPEDLHRAHRPVLDALGGSHTHLGEDIGRAATYDVALLDLFWTSIAGYTHALALARAEGVSARELTPFAQGIAAILPPLFEESAQEVDSGRHSGEGNPLTSALSTMTHVIEVSESHGIDASVMRSAEGFVRRAIAQGHGTDGLTRLTEVLDLQH, from the coding sequence ATGCCCGCACACACCGAACAGCACACGGCGACCACCGCCGCCCTCACCACCGCCGTTTCCGGCACGACCGGCGACAGCACCCCCGCTCCCGCCGTCACCGTACTGGGCCTCGGCCCGATGGGCCGGGCCCTCGCCGGTGCGTTCCTCGACGCCAAGGTGCGGACCACGGTCTGGAACCGTACGCCGGGCCGCGACGGGGAGTTGGTGGCGCGCGGCGCGATCGGCGCCGGCTCGGCCGAGGAGGCGGTGGCCGCGAGCCCGGTGACCGTCGTCTGCGTGGTCAACTACGACGCCTCTGACGCGATCCTGCGCACCCCGGCGGTCACCGAGGCCCTCAAGGGCCGCACGGTGGTCAATCTGTCCGCCGACACCCCGCACCGGGCCCGGGACACCGCCGCGTGGGCTGCCGAGCACGGCATCGGCTACCTGGACGGGGCGATCATGACGCCGACGCCGGCCATCGGCACCCCGGACGGTGTGTACATCTACAGCGGCCCCGAGGACCTCCACCGCGCGCACCGGCCCGTGCTGGACGCGCTGGGCGGCTCCCACACCCATCTGGGCGAGGACATCGGCCGGGCGGCCACGTACGACGTCGCGCTGCTCGATCTCTTCTGGACCTCGATCGCCGGTTACACCCATGCCCTGGCTCTGGCCCGGGCCGAGGGTGTCAGCGCGCGGGAACTGACGCCGTTCGCCCAGGGGATCGCCGCGATCCTGCCGCCGCTCTTCGAGGAGAGCGCGCAGGAGGTCGACAGCGGCCGGCACTCCGGCGAGGGCAACCCGCTCACGTCGGCGTTGTCGACCATGACCCACGTCATCGAGGTCTCCGAGTCCCACGGCATCGACGCGAGCGTCATGCGGTCGGCCGAGGGCTTCGTCCGCCGCGCCATCGCGCAGGGCCACGGCACGGACGGCCTCACTCGCCTGACGGAGGTACTCGACCTCCAGCACTGA
- a CDS encoding helix-turn-helix domain-containing protein, protein MRRRRAQDTEVCGVTAAIAVIEGKWKPSLLWLLESGPHRPGELRRLLPGLSEKVLTQALREMETDGLVHREVHDVLPLKTVYSLTLFGRELSEALGPLSDWGHRRLETLTGASPSATSSP, encoded by the coding sequence ATGAGGCGCAGGCGTGCCCAGGACACGGAGGTGTGCGGGGTGACCGCGGCGATCGCCGTGATCGAGGGGAAGTGGAAGCCGTCGTTGCTCTGGCTGCTGGAATCCGGCCCGCACCGACCGGGTGAGCTGCGCCGGCTGCTGCCGGGGCTCAGCGAGAAGGTGCTGACACAGGCGCTTCGCGAGATGGAGACGGACGGGCTCGTGCACCGGGAGGTGCACGATGTGCTGCCGCTGAAGACCGTCTACTCGCTGACCCTGTTCGGCCGTGAACTCTCCGAGGCGCTCGGGCCCTTGTCGGACTGGGGGCACCGGCGTCTGGAGACGCTCACCGGAGCGTCACCGTCGGCGACGTCGTCGCCGTAG
- a CDS encoding DUF6959 family protein, with translation MERIEAELFTDPGNDAVVRLPPRRFPGVLIQGDSLSIVRADVAGIVAACDQGDIGEAREAAALVLAHLDELLARYGTALEANGIPLPYIEAP, from the coding sequence ATGGAACGCATAGAGGCCGAGCTGTTCACGGATCCGGGTAACGACGCGGTGGTGCGTCTGCCCCCGCGCAGGTTTCCGGGCGTACTGATCCAGGGCGATTCCCTGTCGATCGTCCGTGCCGACGTCGCAGGGATCGTGGCAGCCTGCGACCAGGGGGACATCGGCGAGGCGCGGGAGGCCGCGGCCCTCGTCCTCGCCCACCTCGACGAGCTGTTGGCCCGCTACGGCACGGCCCTGGAGGCCAACGGCATCCCCCTGCCCTACATCGAGGCGCCCTGA
- a CDS encoding antibiotic biosynthesis monooxygenase, with protein MPSVVKINVLTVPAEQRETLEKRFASRAGVVENSDGFEWFELLRPVDGTDNYLVYTRWRDEAAFQAWMEGPMKQAHQGGGDRPRPAASDSSVWTFEVLQQTGPKTDS; from the coding sequence GTGCCTAGCGTGGTAAAGATCAATGTCCTCACGGTTCCGGCCGAGCAGCGCGAGACGCTGGAGAAGCGGTTCGCCTCCCGCGCCGGGGTGGTCGAGAACTCCGACGGCTTCGAGTGGTTCGAGCTGCTGCGCCCCGTCGACGGGACCGACAACTACCTCGTCTACACCCGCTGGCGCGACGAGGCCGCGTTCCAGGCATGGATGGAGGGCCCCATGAAGCAGGCCCACCAGGGCGGCGGCGACCGCCCCAGGCCCGCCGCCTCCGACTCCTCCGTCTGGACCTTCGAGGTCCTCCAGCAGACGGGCCCGAAGACCGACTCCTGA
- a CDS encoding peptidoglycan-binding protein — translation MSEPTSHICPECFTPRASDGTPSCACARRASEALLKTRTAEAAAAEDFDPLRIRPYVELGDETDVPRGTARHYGTAGAAEAPGPAPDRTPTTTMPLTTAPTTAMPLTTTPPATTTMSTATSAGRARGRRRRRAGLMVAIAGTAAAGVMAAAGFASGLFSYEAPERDRALPDDWRASVPDTSPDGEASPVEPSGERGADAGGGVPVPAPSSGGAGSPSPSKSPSPSPSPSEPSGSPSPSVSPSPEESGPSAGASTGSSAADANEADDSRLRGPKTLRAGDDDPEVTELQLRLRQLGLYIGDIDQNFDDQLEQAVIVYQNTRGITKDKEEPGVYGLVTRKRLESETKKP, via the coding sequence GTGAGTGAACCGACCAGTCACATATGCCCGGAGTGCTTCACACCCCGGGCCTCGGACGGCACGCCGTCCTGCGCGTGCGCCCGCCGCGCGTCCGAGGCCCTGCTCAAGACCCGTACGGCCGAGGCGGCGGCCGCAGAGGACTTCGACCCCCTCCGGATACGGCCTTACGTGGAGCTGGGTGACGAGACCGACGTCCCCCGCGGCACCGCGCGGCACTACGGAACTGCAGGAGCCGCCGAAGCCCCCGGGCCGGCCCCCGACCGCACACCGACGACCACGATGCCGCTGACCACGGCGCCGACGACCGCGATGCCCTTGACCACGACGCCGCCAGCCACGACGACGATGAGCACGGCGACGTCGGCCGGGCGCGCCCGGGGCCGGCGCCGCCGCCGTGCGGGGCTGATGGTGGCCATCGCCGGGACGGCCGCCGCCGGGGTGATGGCCGCCGCCGGATTCGCGAGCGGGCTGTTCTCGTACGAGGCACCCGAGCGGGACCGTGCGCTACCGGACGACTGGCGGGCGAGCGTGCCGGACACGTCGCCCGACGGGGAGGCGTCGCCGGTGGAGCCGTCCGGGGAGCGCGGCGCCGACGCCGGGGGTGGGGTGCCCGTGCCCGCACCGTCGAGCGGCGGCGCGGGGTCGCCGAGCCCCTCCAAGAGCCCGTCGCCCTCTCCGTCGCCCTCGGAGCCGTCCGGCTCGCCGTCGCCGTCCGTGTCGCCGAGCCCCGAAGAGAGCGGGCCGAGCGCGGGCGCCTCCACCGGCTCCTCGGCCGCCGACGCGAACGAGGCGGACGACAGCCGGCTGAGGGGCCCGAAGACACTGCGCGCAGGCGACGACGACCCCGAGGTCACCGAACTCCAGCTCCGACTGCGTCAGTTGGGCCTCTACATCGGTGACATCGACCAGAACTTCGACGACCAGCTCGAACAGGCCGTCATCGTCTACCAGAACACCCGAGGCATCACGAAGGACAAGGAGGAGCCGGGCGTCTACGGCCTGGTGACCCGGAAGCGTCTGGAGTCGGAGACGAAGAAGCCGTGA
- a CDS encoding MDR family MFS transporter codes for MTDDISHEPGPHEPAHGPTKGASHGPASTGVPTGAAGRTPPSGPRGHGVPTSERVPGGVMVSIGALLLGMLLAALDQTIVSTALPTIVSDLGGLEHLSWVVTAYMLAATAATPLWGKLGDQYGRKRLFQTAIVIFLIGSALCGAAQDMPQLIGFRALQGLGGGGLMVLSMAIVGDLVPPRERGRYQGLFGAVFGATSVLGPLLGGLFTEHLSWRWVFYVNLPVGAVALVVIAAVLRIPRRSERHVIDYLGTFLIASVATCLVLVASLGGTTWDWNSPQIIGLSVLAVLLVVVFVAVERRASEPVLPLKLFRVRTFTLSAVISFVVGFAMFGAMTYLPTFLQVVHGVSPTMSGVHMLPMVFGLLLSSTVSGQIVSRTGRWKVFPLAGTAVTTLGLLLLHQLDADSGDGEMSAYLFVFGAGLGLVMQVLVLIVQNAVSYEDLGVATSGATFFRSIGASFGVAVFGTVFAGHLGDKLTDALDGAALPAGVTVEGLKADPREIADLPAALRPPVLDAYASSITDVFVYAAPVALLGFALAWFLREDRLRASVTAPDATETLASNPVERSSYDEVCRALSVLGSREGRREIYRKITARAGYDLLPATSWLLLRIRRYGWAEPAVLAERSTVPLDVIMAATRQVEECRLARRDGIDLVLTDAGHEAADRLAKAREDSLAEFLGDWWGRDRPTDLVRLVEELNAELCGSDEERPHSAGAITRRPAGGRGSGTPPTPPAPPTASTSPSVPS; via the coding sequence ATGACCGACGACATCAGCCACGAGCCGGGCCCTCACGAGCCCGCGCACGGGCCCACGAAGGGGGCCTCGCACGGGCCCGCCTCCACCGGCGTCCCCACCGGCGCCGCCGGCCGCACACCCCCGTCCGGACCCCGTGGCCACGGCGTCCCCACGTCGGAGCGGGTGCCCGGCGGGGTGATGGTCTCCATCGGGGCCCTGCTGCTGGGCATGCTGCTGGCCGCGCTGGACCAGACGATCGTGTCGACGGCGCTGCCGACGATCGTGAGCGACCTCGGCGGGCTGGAACACCTGTCGTGGGTGGTCACGGCGTACATGCTGGCCGCGACGGCGGCGACCCCGCTGTGGGGGAAGCTGGGCGACCAGTACGGCAGGAAGCGGCTGTTCCAGACGGCGATCGTGATTTTTCTCATCGGGTCGGCGCTGTGCGGAGCGGCCCAGGACATGCCCCAGTTGATCGGATTCCGGGCGCTTCAGGGCCTCGGCGGCGGCGGGTTGATGGTGCTGTCGATGGCGATCGTCGGGGACCTCGTCCCACCGCGCGAACGCGGGCGCTACCAGGGGCTGTTCGGCGCGGTCTTCGGCGCGACGAGCGTGCTCGGGCCGCTGCTGGGCGGGCTGTTCACCGAGCATCTGAGCTGGCGTTGGGTGTTCTACGTCAACCTGCCCGTCGGAGCGGTCGCGTTGGTCGTCATCGCCGCCGTGCTGCGCATCCCGCGCCGCTCCGAACGGCACGTCATCGACTACCTCGGGACCTTCCTGATCGCCTCCGTGGCCACCTGTCTGGTCCTGGTCGCCTCCCTCGGCGGCACCACCTGGGACTGGAACTCGCCGCAGATCATCGGCCTCTCCGTGCTGGCCGTGCTGCTGGTCGTCGTCTTCGTGGCCGTCGAACGGCGGGCCTCCGAACCCGTCCTGCCGCTCAAGCTGTTCCGCGTCCGCACCTTCACCCTGTCCGCCGTCATCAGCTTCGTCGTCGGCTTCGCGATGTTCGGGGCGATGACCTATCTGCCGACGTTCCTGCAGGTCGTGCACGGTGTCTCGCCGACCATGTCCGGTGTGCACATGCTGCCGATGGTGTTCGGGCTGCTGCTGTCCTCGACGGTCTCCGGGCAGATCGTCAGCCGTACGGGCCGCTGGAAGGTGTTCCCGCTCGCCGGGACGGCCGTCACCACGCTGGGCCTGCTGCTCCTGCATCAACTGGACGCCGACAGCGGCGACGGCGAGATGAGCGCGTACCTCTTCGTCTTCGGGGCCGGGCTCGGTCTCGTCATGCAGGTCCTCGTCCTCATCGTGCAGAACGCCGTCTCCTACGAGGACCTCGGCGTCGCCACCTCCGGCGCCACCTTCTTCCGGTCCATCGGCGCCTCGTTCGGCGTAGCCGTCTTCGGTACGGTCTTCGCCGGCCACCTCGGCGACAAGCTCACCGATGCGCTCGACGGGGCCGCGCTGCCCGCCGGCGTCACCGTGGAGGGACTGAAGGCCGACCCCCGCGAGATCGCCGACCTCCCCGCCGCGCTGCGCCCGCCCGTCCTCGACGCGTACGCCTCCTCCATCACCGACGTTTTCGTCTACGCGGCCCCGGTCGCGCTGCTCGGCTTCGCCCTCGCCTGGTTCCTGCGTGAGGACCGGCTGCGGGCGTCCGTGACGGCGCCGGACGCCACGGAGACGCTCGCCAGCAACCCGGTCGAGCGGTCGTCGTACGACGAGGTGTGCCGGGCGCTGTCGGTGCTCGGTTCTCGAGAGGGCCGCCGCGAGATCTACCGGAAGATCACCGCTCGGGCCGGTTACGACCTGCTGCCCGCGACGAGCTGGCTGCTGCTGCGGATCCGGCGCTACGGCTGGGCCGAGCCCGCCGTCCTCGCCGAGCGCAGCACCGTCCCGCTCGATGTGATCATGGCCGCGACCCGGCAGGTCGAGGAGTGCCGTCTCGCCCGTCGCGACGGCATCGACCTCGTCCTCACCGACGCCGGCCATGAGGCCGCAGACCGGCTCGCCAAGGCGCGCGAGGACTCCCTCGCCGAGTTCCTCGGCGACTGGTGGGGCCGCGACCGCCCCACCGACCTCGTCCGGCTCGTCGAGGAACTCAACGCCGAGCTGTGCGGCTCCGACGAGGAACGCCCGCACTCCGCAGGGGCGATCACCCGCCGGCCGGCCGGCGGGCGGGGCTCGGGGACACCGCCGACACCTCCCGCGCCGCCCACGGCTTCGACGTCTCCGTCAGTGCCTTCGTGA
- a CDS encoding GNAT family N-acetyltransferase, whose amino-acid sequence MTAMTRSTPPSVPQPPTPRTPLTSGTPAPERWSVAAEPHDSPVAASLWRAYYTEVSDRWYRLHEGRATDPDELEREVTADTGEYLAPPGGLLLVARYEGEPVGTAGVRLADATTAELKRVYLRPRARGRGGAALLVTAAEDAARALGAERMVLDTRNDLVEARALYARLGYAESAPHNDHAYADHWFTKALTETSKPWAAREVSAVSPSPARRPAGG is encoded by the coding sequence ATGACCGCCATGACCCGTTCGACACCCCCGTCGGTTCCGCAGCCCCCCACGCCCCGCACACCCCTCACCTCCGGCACGCCGGCTCCGGAACGCTGGTCCGTGGCCGCCGAGCCCCACGACTCCCCCGTGGCCGCGTCCCTCTGGCGCGCGTACTACACGGAGGTCAGCGACCGCTGGTACCGGCTCCACGAAGGGCGTGCCACGGACCCGGACGAACTGGAGCGGGAGGTCACGGCGGACACCGGGGAGTACCTCGCACCGCCGGGCGGACTCCTGCTGGTGGCACGGTACGAGGGCGAGCCCGTCGGCACGGCGGGGGTGCGGTTGGCGGACGCCACGACCGCCGAGCTGAAGCGGGTGTACCTACGGCCGCGGGCCCGGGGCCGGGGCGGCGCCGCGCTGCTCGTGACGGCGGCCGAGGACGCGGCCCGCGCGCTGGGCGCCGAACGGATGGTGCTCGACACCCGGAACGACCTGGTGGAGGCCCGCGCGCTGTACGCCCGGCTCGGCTACGCGGAGAGCGCCCCGCACAACGACCACGCGTACGCGGACCACTGGTTCACGAAGGCACTGACGGAGACGTCGAAGCCGTGGGCGGCGCGGGAGGTGTCGGCGGTGTCCCCGAGCCCCGCCCGCCGGCCGGCCGGCGGGTGA
- a CDS encoding DUF1992 domain-containing protein: protein MTERKPPGVSFESFVDKQIRDAEARGDFKSLPGVGRPLEGDDTTYDELWWIKRKMAREGLSVLPPTLALRKEAEDALATAAEAPSERVVRKIVTEINSKIRDMMFKPPPGPPLGLKPYDVEEVVRQWRERREGRQRQEG, encoded by the coding sequence ATGACCGAGCGAAAGCCCCCCGGTGTCAGCTTCGAGTCGTTCGTCGACAAACAGATCCGCGACGCCGAGGCGCGCGGCGACTTCAAGAGCCTCCCCGGCGTCGGCCGGCCGCTGGAGGGCGACGACACCACGTACGACGAACTGTGGTGGATCAAACGGAAGATGGCCCGCGAGGGCCTGTCGGTCCTGCCCCCGACGCTGGCCCTGCGCAAGGAGGCCGAGGACGCGCTCGCGACGGCCGCCGAGGCCCCTTCCGAACGCGTCGTCCGCAAGATCGTCACCGAGATCAACTCCAAGATCCGCGACATGATGTTCAAGCCCCCACCGGGACCCCCGCTCGGCCTGAAGCCCTACGACGTGGAAGAGGTCGTACGGCAGTGGCGTGAGCGCCGAGAGGGACGGCAGCGCCAGGAGGGGTGA
- a CDS encoding O-methyltransferase has translation MSESRTWDDVDAYFSTHLAPNDEALAAALRDNEAAGLPAIDVAAGQGKFLHLLALIQGARRILEIGTLGGYSTIWLARALPADGRLISLEYSARHAEVACRNIARAGLDHLVEVRVGPALESLPKLTDENPEPFDLVFIDADKANNPHYVEWALKLTRAGSVIVVDNVVRGGRVADAGSTEPDVRGTRAAIELIATHPKLSGTALQTVGSKGYDGFALARVTD, from the coding sequence ATGAGCGAGTCACGGACCTGGGACGACGTGGACGCCTACTTCTCCACCCACCTCGCCCCGAACGACGAGGCCCTGGCGGCGGCGCTGCGCGACAACGAGGCGGCCGGGCTCCCGGCCATCGACGTCGCCGCGGGCCAGGGTAAGTTCCTCCACCTCCTCGCCCTGATCCAGGGCGCCCGGCGCATCCTGGAGATCGGCACCCTCGGCGGCTACAGCACCATCTGGCTGGCCCGCGCGCTGCCCGCCGACGGCCGGCTGATCTCCCTGGAGTACAGCGCCCGGCACGCGGAGGTCGCGTGCCGCAACATCGCGCGCGCCGGGCTCGACCACCTCGTCGAGGTCCGGGTCGGCCCTGCCCTGGAGTCGCTGCCCAAGCTGACCGACGAGAACCCCGAACCCTTCGACCTGGTCTTCATCGACGCGGACAAGGCCAACAACCCGCACTACGTGGAGTGGGCCCTGAAGCTCACCCGGGCCGGCAGCGTCATCGTCGTCGACAACGTCGTACGCGGCGGCCGGGTCGCCGACGCCGGCAGCACCGAGCCGGACGTCCGCGGCACCCGCGCCGCCATCGAACTCATCGCCACGCACCCGAAGTTGTCCGGCACCGCGCTGCAGACCGTGGGCAGCAAGGGGTACGACGGCTTCGCCCTGGCCCGGGTGACCGACTGA
- a CDS encoding DUF2330 domain-containing protein: protein MKGFVRGRARPVLRAREGRGIRGRLVVVVLALLGLQLASLVAPAYACGCGAMVPDDQRSVYVSRERSVVRWDGREEQIVMSLTVSGDARTAAWIMPVPNRATVELGDAALFDQLDKETAPVYERREYFWPRSDDWPFDMFEGDGAGDAAAGGPRSPVDVVGRERLGPFDVARLTATDSGALGDWLDGNGFRLPDRLDTALEPYVRQKWEYVAIRLAPEDSAGGTPLSGTLDPLHLTFASDELVYPMRLSRLADTPQALGLYVLAEHRMEPSSAIGGDEPEVTFAGRLGAPVGTLGDLAAGGTGFLTAVEQDFPRPERISGDHTLRRAAADDTYREVIHVDEMWTVWGIPGWLLSFGIGMAVLAVKAVAVAIVLKRNAKRQLPPVPPPGAFMPPGAYPPGAYPPGAHMPPGAPTPPGAPVPPGAGPAPAPEAAADPKSAPNG from the coding sequence ATGAAGGGTTTCGTACGGGGGCGCGCGCGTCCGGTACTGAGGGCGCGTGAGGGGCGCGGGATACGCGGACGGCTTGTGGTGGTCGTGCTGGCGCTGCTGGGGCTCCAGTTGGCCTCGCTCGTGGCACCGGCGTACGCCTGCGGCTGCGGTGCGATGGTGCCGGACGACCAGCGGAGTGTGTACGTGAGCCGCGAGCGGTCCGTGGTGCGCTGGGACGGCCGCGAGGAGCAGATCGTGATGAGTCTGACGGTCTCCGGCGACGCCCGGACGGCCGCGTGGATCATGCCGGTGCCGAACCGGGCGACGGTGGAGCTGGGCGACGCGGCCCTCTTCGACCAGCTCGACAAGGAGACCGCGCCCGTGTACGAGCGGCGTGAGTACTTCTGGCCGCGCTCGGACGACTGGCCCTTCGACATGTTCGAGGGCGACGGCGCGGGGGACGCGGCGGCCGGGGGCCCGCGGTCCCCGGTGGACGTCGTCGGCCGCGAGCGGCTCGGCCCGTTCGACGTGGCGCGGCTGACCGCGACCGACTCCGGAGCGCTCGGCGACTGGCTGGACGGGAACGGCTTCCGGCTCCCGGACCGCCTGGACACGGCGCTGGAGCCGTACGTCCGGCAGAAGTGGGAGTACGTGGCGATCCGGCTCGCGCCGGAGGACTCGGCCGGCGGCACCCCGCTGTCCGGCACCCTCGACCCGCTGCACCTCACCTTCGCCAGCGACGAACTGGTCTATCCGATGCGGCTGTCACGGCTGGCCGACACACCGCAGGCGCTCGGCCTGTACGTGCTCGCCGAGCACCGGATGGAGCCGAGCTCGGCGATCGGCGGAGACGAGCCGGAGGTGACGTTCGCCGGCCGGCTCGGCGCGCCGGTGGGCACCCTCGGCGACCTGGCCGCGGGCGGCACGGGCTTCCTCACCGCCGTCGAGCAGGACTTCCCGCGGCCGGAGCGGATCTCCGGCGACCACACGCTGCGGCGGGCCGCGGCCGACGACACCTATCGAGAGGTCATCCACGTGGACGAGATGTGGACCGTATGGGGCATCCCCGGCTGGCTGCTGTCCTTCGGCATCGGCATGGCCGTGCTGGCGGTCAAGGCGGTCGCCGTCGCGATCGTGCTCAAGCGCAACGCCAAGCGACAGCTGCCGCCCGTGCCGCCGCCGGGCGCCTTCATGCCGCCGGGCGCGTACCCTCCGGGGGCCTACCCGCCGGGCGCGCACATGCCGCCGGGCGCGCCGACGCCGCCCGGCGCTCCGGTGCCTCCCGGGGCCGGTCCGGCGCCCGCACCGGAGGCCGCAGCCGACCCCAAGTCCGCGCCGAACGGCTGA